In Fluviispira sanaruensis, a genomic segment contains:
- a CDS encoding acyl-CoA thioesterase, with product MTDNDKIQELIRVSETRMIKCVFPDTTNHYNTLFGGTALNWMDEIAFITATRFCRKKIVTVSLDKTDFQKPIPAGTFADIHGKVIFVGNKSLKIQVQIFIEQMYTNQRDLAVSGVFSMVALNENGKPTSVL from the coding sequence ATGACCGATAATGATAAAATTCAAGAACTCATACGCGTTTCTGAAACAAGAATGATCAAATGCGTTTTTCCAGACACTACAAATCATTATAATACTTTGTTTGGTGGCACAGCTCTCAATTGGATGGATGAAATTGCCTTTATTACTGCAACCCGCTTTTGCAGAAAAAAAATTGTCACAGTCTCGTTAGACAAAACGGATTTCCAAAAACCAATTCCTGCAGGAACCTTTGCTGATATACATGGTAAAGTTATTTTTGTAGGCAATAAAAGTTTAAAAATTCAAGTGCAGATTTTTATCGAACAAATGTATACAAATCAAAGAGATCTTGCTGTGAGCGGTGTTTTTTCAATGGTTGCACTCAATGAGAATGGCAAACCTACTTCAGTTTTATAA
- a CDS encoding glycosyltransferase family 9 protein, whose product MSILTNIETIKFERVVYITRMTAIGDVIITSRVITKLKANGYFPILVTSFATEEIARRMHDLKAYICIDKDNDIKCYYDSKILIKEHFCQKINSLKTYKDRIIIDLQRTRRSKRAKKLLKKELHLFFENSLFVNKRTLFRLFLIMLAYFSFGQKRRDKIKEIVRIHDLQDNLVDQILKYDKVNIKQPNYDDYSLLSFNKDYHLPLKNYICIFPGASGFIKMWPKENFRELIQLILINSNNNIIICGSKSEEFLGEYLAYPKNKRVLNLVNKTSLGETLDLISHANYIISNDSFAGHAADIYKKPASVIFGATSPSFGFVPIFRNITLEYENIACSPCTRHGQSDCHFKNLKCLKDISPISILQKMKNFF is encoded by the coding sequence ATGAGCATATTGACAAATATTGAAACAATAAAATTTGAGAGAGTAGTTTATATCACTAGAATGACAGCTATCGGTGATGTTATCATCACCTCCCGAGTCATTACGAAACTAAAAGCAAATGGATATTTTCCAATTCTGGTCACATCGTTTGCAACCGAAGAGATCGCACGGCGTATGCACGACTTAAAAGCATACATTTGTATTGATAAAGACAACGATATTAAATGCTATTATGATTCTAAAATTTTAATTAAAGAACATTTTTGTCAAAAAATAAATTCTCTTAAAACATATAAAGATAGAATAATAATTGATTTACAAAGAACTAGACGTAGTAAAAGAGCAAAAAAACTTCTCAAAAAAGAGTTACATCTATTTTTCGAGAACTCTCTATTTGTTAATAAAAGAACGTTATTCAGACTGTTTCTTATCATGCTTGCATATTTTTCATTTGGGCAAAAAAGAAGAGATAAAATAAAAGAAATAGTAAGAATTCATGATTTACAAGATAATTTAGTCGATCAAATTTTAAAATATGATAAAGTAAATATAAAACAACCTAATTATGATGATTACTCTTTACTGAGTTTTAATAAAGATTACCACTTACCTTTAAAAAATTATATTTGTATTTTTCCTGGCGCGAGCGGCTTTATTAAAATGTGGCCTAAAGAAAACTTTAGAGAATTAATTCAACTCATTCTTATTAATTCCAATAATAACATTATAATATGCGGCAGTAAAAGTGAAGAATTCTTAGGTGAATACTTAGCATATCCCAAAAATAAAAGAGTGTTAAATTTAGTAAACAAAACAAGCTTAGGTGAAACACTCGATCTCATCTCACATGCAAATTATATTATTTCGAATGACTCATTTGCTGGACATGCAGCTGATATTTATAAAAAACCAGCATCAGTCATTTTTGGAGCGACATCCCCAAGTTTTGGTTTTGTTCCGATTTTTAGAAATATAACTTTAGAATACGAAAATATTGCTTGTAGCCCATGCACCCGCCATGGCCAATCTGACTGTCACTTTAAAAATTTAAAATGTCTTAAAGACATTTCTCCGATTTCTATCTTGCAAAAAATGAAAAATTTTTTTTAG
- a CDS encoding segregation and condensation protein A, whose protein sequence is MHLRLENFDGPLDLLLHLIKAQELNIFNIPIAIITEQYLSFLKQVPELDFHSAGEYLAMAAQLIEIKAHLLLPVLQKSTENLESLEQISEEDPRRLLVEQLLEFEALKKASEILESMGTVAGNIYPTAEYKRREDEFSNFEHPIKGNPFDLIISLERVLLKFSNTSRPKVIVKAQKITIQQKMEIVKKRLEEVQIILLQDFLMECISRYELIVVIMAVLELCKANQVNIRQDNLFSPIELTKGEKFYDESIILQDIEATL, encoded by the coding sequence ATGCACCTTCGACTTGAAAACTTTGATGGCCCTCTCGATCTTCTCCTGCATCTTATAAAAGCTCAGGAACTTAACATATTTAATATTCCTATAGCTATTATAACAGAGCAATATCTTAGTTTTCTTAAGCAAGTGCCAGAATTAGATTTTCATTCTGCAGGTGAGTATCTTGCAATGGCTGCTCAACTAATTGAAATAAAAGCGCATTTGCTATTGCCTGTGTTACAAAAGAGCACTGAAAATCTTGAAAGCTTAGAGCAAATTTCTGAAGAAGATCCGCGTCGTTTGCTTGTAGAACAGTTGCTTGAGTTTGAAGCTTTAAAAAAAGCTTCGGAAATTTTGGAATCTATGGGCACGGTTGCCGGCAATATATATCCAACAGCAGAATACAAGCGGCGTGAAGATGAGTTTTCTAACTTTGAGCATCCTATAAAAGGCAATCCTTTCGATCTTATTATTTCGTTAGAGCGCGTGCTCTTAAAGTTTTCAAATACATCTCGCCCCAAAGTTATTGTTAAAGCACAAAAAATTACTATACAGCAAAAAATGGAAATTGTTAAAAAGCGTTTAGAAGAAGTTCAAATTATTTTACTTCAAGATTTTCTTATGGAATGCATTTCTCGCTATGAGCTTATCGTAGTTATTATGGCTGTGCTTGAATTGTGTAAGGCAAACCAAGTGAATATTAGGCAAGACAATTTATTTTCTCCAATTGAATTAACTAAAGGCGAGAAATTTTATGATGAAAGTATTATTCTTCAAGATATTGAAGCAACTTTGTAA
- the rplM gene encoding 50S ribosomal protein L13, with amino-acid sequence MKTYSAKASEIQKKWFIVDAEGKTLGRLATQIAYILRGKHKPTFTPHMDMGDNVVVINAAKVKLSANKELTKLYHRHTGFFGGLKTQTAAEIRATQPERLLELAVKGMLPHNRLGDECYRHLKVYAGTEHPHVSQKPEALPERTIKN; translated from the coding sequence ATGAAAACTTATTCTGCCAAAGCTTCTGAAATTCAGAAGAAATGGTTCATTGTCGATGCTGAAGGTAAAACTCTTGGGCGTCTTGCAACACAAATTGCTTATATTTTACGTGGTAAGCACAAACCAACATTCACTCCGCACATGGATATGGGCGACAATGTTGTTGTTATTAATGCCGCTAAAGTTAAGCTTTCTGCAAACAAAGAGCTTACCAAGCTTTATCATCGCCACACAGGTTTCTTTGGTGGGTTGAAAACCCAAACTGCTGCTGAAATCCGTGCAACTCAACCTGAGCGTTTGTTAGAACTTGCAGTTAAAGGTATGCTTCCCCACAATCGTTTGGGTGATGAATGCTATCGCCATCTAAAAGTTTATGCTGGTACTGAGCATCCACATGTTTCACAAAAACCAGAAGCTTTACCTGAGCGTACAATTAAAAACTAA
- the rpsI gene encoding 30S ribosomal protein S9, protein MAVKYISGVGKRKTSIARVYLVKDGKGAITINHRSLEDYFKRPTSRMVVEQALNLTQTLGKVDIRVTVVGGGLSGQAGAIRHGITNALLNLNPEFRSVLKSSGLITRDARIKERKMYGLRSARARFQFSKR, encoded by the coding sequence ATGGCAGTTAAATATATTTCTGGCGTAGGCAAACGTAAAACTTCTATAGCCCGCGTTTATTTGGTTAAAGATGGCAAAGGTGCTATCACAATTAACCACCGTAGTCTTGAAGATTATTTTAAGCGTCCAACTTCTCGTATGGTTGTTGAACAAGCTTTAAACTTAACGCAAACTCTTGGTAAGGTTGACATCCGCGTAACTGTCGTTGGCGGAGGGCTTTCTGGTCAAGCTGGTGCAATTCGTCACGGTATTACCAATGCTCTGTTAAACTTAAACCCAGAATTCCGTTCTGTGCTTAAGTCTTCTGGGCTTATCACTCGTGATGCGCGTATCAAAGAACGTAAAATGTATGGTTTACGTTCCGCTCGTGCTCGCTTCCAATTCTCCAAGCGTTAA